From the Tenacibaculum dicentrarchi genome, the window AATAAATAAAACTTTAGAAAGGTCGTAAGGAACTTCTAAATAATTATCATAAAAAGCCGTATTTTGCTCAGGGTCTAAAACTTCTAACATTGCCGATGAAGGATCTCCTTGATTGCTCTGGCTTAATTTATCAATTTCATCTAAAACAAAAACAGGGTTTGATGTTCCTGATTTTTTAATATTCTGAATTAAACGCCCTGGCATTGCACCAATATATGTTTTACGATGCCCACGAATTTCAGCTTCATCACGTAAACCACCTAACGACATACGAACATATTTACGTCCTAATGCTTCAGCAACCGATTTTCCTAACGAAGTTTTACCAACTCCTGGAGGTCCGTATAAACAAATAATTGGCGATTTCATATCGCCACGTAATTTTAAAACAGCTAAATGTTCTATAATACGTTCTTTAACCTTCTCTAAACCAAAGTGGTCTCTATTTAATATTTTTTGAGCACGCTTTAAATTAAATTTATCTTTCGAATAAATATTCCAAGGCAACTCAAGCATTAACTCTAAATAATTTCGTTGCACGCCATATTCAGCCATTTGAGGATTCATTCGTTTTAAACGATTTAATTCCTTTTCAAATGTTGCGGCAACTTTTTTATTCCATTTTTTAGTTTTAGATTTTGTTCTCATTTCATCTAATTCCTGATCATGAGAAACACCACCTAATTCGTCTTGAATGGTTTTTAATTGTTGATGTAAATAATATTCACGCTGTTGCTTGTCTAAATCATTACGTGTTTTTGATTGAATATCATTACGTAATTGTAATTTTTGAAGTTCTTTATCTAAGTTACTTAATGTTAAAAGTGCACGTTCTCTTAAGTTATCTTCTTCAAGTAATACTTGTTTTTTAGCAACGCTTAATTCCATATTCGATGAAATAAAGTTTACTAAAAATGAATTCGACTGAATATTCTTAATAGCAATAGATGCTTCCGAAGGTAACATTGGGTTTTCTTTAATAACCTCTAATGCTAATTCTTTGATAGATTCAATAATTGCTTCAAACTCTTTTTCGTCTTCAACTCCTTTATTTTCAATAACCTCTTGAACAATAGCTTTTAAATACGGATCTTCTTGTGTAATTTCATCAATTACAAAGCGTTTTTTTCCTTGAATAATAACGGTTACGTTACCATCAGGCATTTTAAGAACTCGTAAAATTTTAGCAACAACTCCTGTTTTATTAATATCGTCTAAACTAGGATTTTCTACAGAAATATCTTTTTGAGCAACAACACCAATTACTTTATCGCCTTTGTTTGCATCGTTTATTAATTGAATAGATTTGTCTCTACCCGCAGTAATAGGAATTACAACACCAGGAAATAATACAGTATTTCTTAATGGTAAAATTGGTAATTCAGCAGGAATTTCTTCCTTATTTATTATTTCTTCATCTTCGGGAGTTAATAATGGTATTAATTCTGAATCCTCATTAAAAGCGTCTTGAAGCGACAAATTGTCTAAATGTATTATTTTTGATTTACTCATATCTTTTATAGATGTCATAGTGACATTTTACACGATTTAAAAATCATGTAAAAAGCACCTCTTAAATTTTTAATTAACTAATAAACAACGATATATAGGTGTTTATAGGTGTTTTACTGTATCTGTATAGGTCAATTGTTATGCCAAGTAAAAAAAGACAGGATGCCTTTTTTTATCTAATTGCTATTTTACATAAAAGTAAGCTAAAAGACTATAACTCAAAAAAAACACATCACTTATATTTATTTTTAGCCTTTTGTTCTCACTTTCCTTTTTATAAATAAATATCTTATTTTCTGTATTGTATTGTTTATTCGATAAATTTAAGAGTAATACTCCCCGTTTTAAACCAAATAAAAATCAATTAATTACGAAGAATTAAATTATCTAAAACAAAAAATGTATTTTTGCTATAAATAATAAAATGCTATTTATTATTTAAGTTCAGATAAATATTGAAAATATGATACGAAACTACAGAAATGAATTGTGGAAAGAAATAATATTTGATAATAAAATCTCTGAAAAAGAAAAATTTAAAATATCTAATTACGGACGAATCATCAATTGTAAAACTGAAGAAGAGTTTTTAGTAAAAGAATATTTTATAAATGGTTACCAAAATTTACCATTAAAACAACGTGTTAATGGTAATACGACGAGTCGATATGTTCATAAATTAGTTGCTGAAGCTTTTTTACCTCGTAAAGAAGATGATCAATATGTAATTCATTTAAATTATGATAAAAAAGACAATAGACTTGAAAATCTTAAATGGGCTACAAAAAGAGAAAAAGAAATACATCAGTTTACAAACCCTGAATATGTAAATAAGGTTCATAGGTATAAACCAAGTACAACAAAACTTACAGAAACCAAAGTGATGTTGATTAAACGAAAATTAAACGACCCAAATAGAAGGACTCGTTTAAAAATGATTGCCAAACAATTTGGCATTTCAGAAATGCAATTACATAGAATAAAAACTGGAGAAAACTGGGGTTATGTAAATGAAGGTTAATTAAGTATTAGTATTGAAATGCTAATAAAAACAATTATTTGTGCCCATTTTAGGCAGACACCTATTTGGGCATTTTTTTTAATCGCTAATGAAAGTGAGCCTGCTAAAAGAGCTATTGCCGAAAAGATAAAAAATGAAATAGCAATAAATATACCTCCTAAAATATAAAACTGTATAACTGTTGATAATGTTTTAGAAAATAAAAATTGTGGAAAAAAAGCTAAGAAAAAGATAGTAACTTTAGGGTTTAAGACATTCATTAAAAAGCCTTTTTGAAATAATTTAACAGTAGATTTTTTAGTATAAATTAAATTATCCGTTGATAACAAAATTTTAGCATCACTTTTATATACTTGATATGCTAAATATAATAAATACCCTGCTCCTAATAATTTAATGCTAAAAAATAAATTTTCTTGTTGATTTATCAATTCAGAAATACCAAAAGCAACTAAAGTTGTGTGAATAATACAACCTGTCATTAAACCTAAAACAGTAGCTAATCCATATTTTTTACCATTAACAATACTTTGTGTTAAAACAAAAACATTGTCAGGACCTGGAGAAATTGCTAATGTTGCTGTTGCAAAGGCAAATGAAATTAATATTTCTGATGACATTTTTAATTTTCAAATATAAAATCTAAAAAAAATGAAGTATCATCAGATACTTCATTTTTTCAGATAATTAAAAGATAAAGTTGAGTTTATCTTGCTAAAATAGCTTTATTTATTCTTTTCACCAAACTAGGTCCTTGGTAAATAAATCCAGTATAAATTTGAACTAAAGATGCTCCTGCATCAATTTTTTCTAAGGCATCTTTTTCAGAATGAATACCTCCAACTCCAATTATAGGAAACGATTTGTTCGAATTATCCGCTAAATATTTTATTACTTTGGTACTTCTATCTTTTACCGGCTGACCACTTACACCACCATTTCCGATTTCAGTTAATCGTTCTTTCGATGCTTTTAAATTACCTCTATTTACAGAAGTGTTCGATGCAATAACGCCATCAATTTTTGTTTGCGCAACCAATTCTATAATTTCATCTAATTGCTGATTGTTTAAATCAGGCGCAATTTTTAATAAAATCGGTTTTTGTTTTACCTCTTTATTATTTAAAACCTGTACTTCGGTAATCAATTCTTTCAAATAAGAAACATCGTCTAATTTTGCGTGACTACCAACATTTGGACAACTTACATTTAAAACGAAATAATCTACATACGGATGTAATCCTTTAAAACAAGTTACATAATCTTCCGTATAATTTTCGGGAGTGGTATCGGTATTTTTTCCAATATTTCCACCGATAATTATTTTACCTTTATTCTTTTTTAACTGTTCAATTGCAACTTCTAAGCCTTCATTATTAAATCCCATTCGGTTAATAATTCCTTGATCGTCTTTTAAACGAAACAATCTTTTCTTTGGGTTTCCTGCCTGACCCTTTGGAGTTACCGTTCCTATTTCAACAAAACCGAAACCAAAATTTGCCAACTCATTATATAGTACCGCATTTTTATCGAAACCAGCAGCCAAACCAACAGGGTTTTTAAATGTTAGTCCGAATAAATTACGTTCTAATTTTTTATCATTTACCTGATACATACTTCTAAATATTGAAGAAACAAAAGGAATTTTAGAAACTGTTTTTACAACTGAAAAAGTAAAGTAATGAATTTTTTCAGGATCAAAAAGAAATAAAATTGGGCGAATTAATTGTTTGTACATATTGTTTTATTAAAGGTTGAAAAGGATCTTCTAAATTTTAGCCATATTTTTTAAAAGAAGTCATAAAAAAAGCCCCAAATAAATGGAGCTTTTAAATTATTATCTTAAAACA encodes:
- the lon gene encoding endopeptidase La, whose amino-acid sequence is MTSIKDMSKSKIIHLDNLSLQDAFNEDSELIPLLTPEDEEIINKEEIPAELPILPLRNTVLFPGVVIPITAGRDKSIQLINDANKGDKVIGVVAQKDISVENPSLDDINKTGVVAKILRVLKMPDGNVTVIIQGKKRFVIDEITQEDPYLKAIVQEVIENKGVEDEKEFEAIIESIKELALEVIKENPMLPSEASIAIKNIQSNSFLVNFISSNMELSVAKKQVLLEEDNLRERALLTLSNLDKELQKLQLRNDIQSKTRNDLDKQQREYYLHQQLKTIQDELGGVSHDQELDEMRTKSKTKKWNKKVAATFEKELNRLKRMNPQMAEYGVQRNYLELMLELPWNIYSKDKFNLKRAQKILNRDHFGLEKVKERIIEHLAVLKLRGDMKSPIICLYGPPGVGKTSLGKSVAEALGRKYVRMSLGGLRDEAEIRGHRKTYIGAMPGRLIQNIKKSGTSNPVFVLDEIDKLSQSNQGDPSSAMLEVLDPEQNTAFYDNYLEVPYDLSKVLFIATANNLGQIPWALRDRMELINVTGYTIEEKMEIAKKYLFPKQLKEHGLSEKHLTIGKKQIEKIVAGYTRESGVRGLDKQIAKVVRFAAKSIAMEQPYNIDLTNKDIVTILGSPRLERDKYENNDVAGVVTGLAWTSVGGDILFIESIISKGKGALSITGNLGKVMKESATIAMKYIKANAEDFGVESQVLEKYDVHIHVPEGATPKDGPSAGITMLTSLVSVFTQRKVKNKLAMTGEITLRGKVLPVGGIKEKILAAKRANIKELILCADNKKDIEEIKESYLKGLTFHYVTEMHEVIDIALTKQKVKKAKKLI
- a CDS encoding HNH endonuclease signature motif containing protein, with the protein product MIRNYRNELWKEIIFDNKISEKEKFKISNYGRIINCKTEEEFLVKEYFINGYQNLPLKQRVNGNTTSRYVHKLVAEAFLPRKEDDQYVIHLNYDKKDNRLENLKWATKREKEIHQFTNPEYVNKVHRYKPSTTKLTETKVMLIKRKLNDPNRRTRLKMIAKQFGISEMQLHRIKTGENWGYVNEG
- a CDS encoding LysE family translocator, producing MSSEILISFAFATATLAISPGPDNVFVLTQSIVNGKKYGLATVLGLMTGCIIHTTLVAFGISELINQQENLFFSIKLLGAGYLLYLAYQVYKSDAKILLSTDNLIYTKKSTVKLFQKGFLMNVLNPKVTIFFLAFFPQFLFSKTLSTVIQFYILGGIFIAISFFIFSAIALLAGSLSLAIKKNAQIGVCLKWAQIIVFISISILILN
- a CDS encoding quinone-dependent dihydroorotate dehydrogenase, translating into MYKQLIRPILFLFDPEKIHYFTFSVVKTVSKIPFVSSIFRSMYQVNDKKLERNLFGLTFKNPVGLAAGFDKNAVLYNELANFGFGFVEIGTVTPKGQAGNPKKRLFRLKDDQGIINRMGFNNEGLEVAIEQLKKNKGKIIIGGNIGKNTDTTPENYTEDYVTCFKGLHPYVDYFVLNVSCPNVGSHAKLDDVSYLKELITEVQVLNNKEVKQKPILLKIAPDLNNQQLDEIIELVAQTKIDGVIASNTSVNRGNLKASKERLTEIGNGGVSGQPVKDRSTKVIKYLADNSNKSFPIIGVGGIHSEKDALEKIDAGASLVQIYTGFIYQGPSLVKRINKAILAR